In one Rutidosis leptorrhynchoides isolate AG116_Rl617_1_P2 chromosome 8, CSIRO_AGI_Rlap_v1, whole genome shotgun sequence genomic region, the following are encoded:
- the LOC139861785 gene encoding probably inactive leucine-rich repeat receptor-like protein kinase At3g28040, translating to MSFLHLLILFISVTSFTTNADEFLNLNDDVLGLIVFKTSVTDPSSLLSSWNQDDETACSWKFITCNPVTRRVIGLNLDRLNLSGKIGRGLEKLQDLKVLSLANNNFTGSYNPELSVLTNLETLNVSRNSFSGRIPSSLMDSGTIKFLDLSHNSLSGPVPEELFVNCLSLRSLSLSGNNLEGPIPSSLSKCTSLNHLDLSNNQFSGNPDFETGIWKLTRMRTLDLSHNSFSGSIPNGVFALQNLKELSLNGNQFSGALPSDISLCPHLNKLDLSNNLFTETVPESFHTLSSLSYINLANNALTGEFPQWIGKLNALEYLDFSGNSLTGTLPESIGTLTSLTYLSVPDNNLTGNIPLSLVSSSKLSVISLKGNKFNGTIPTRLFELGLDQIDLARNDLTGSIPPGSSKLFETLRFLDLSGNQLTGDIPAEIGLNSKLRYLNLSWNNFQTRMPPELGYLQNLTVLDLRNGAFHGSIPGDICDSHSLGILQLDGNSFEGSIPDEIGNCSSLYLLSMSHNSLSGPIPRSISQLKKLKILKLEDNQLTGEIPQELGELNNLLAVNISYNRLQGRLPSGGIFQSLEPSSMEGNLGICSPLLKGPCKMNVPKPLVLDPFAIGNQNGRHEGGGETSDEASRFKHRQFLSVSAIIAILAAVVISFGVLVISLLNISARKRITFVDNALESCSSSSRSGVSLSMGKVVWFDSKMNPENYCVVNPESFIRKTNEIGGGVFGTVYKAPIGEDGDNVLAIKNLDVSNMIQYPEDFDREVRVLGKLRHPNLVSLKGYYWTPKVQILVTDYVSNGSLQTKLHERSPSSPPLSWGVRFKILLGTAKGLAHLHHSFRPPIVHYNIKPNNILLDEHLNPKISDFGLTRLLSRLDKHVMSNRFQSALGYVAPELACQSLRVNEKCDVYGFGVLILEIVTGRRPIEYGEDNVLILNEQVKIMLQEGNVLDSVDESMGEYPEDEVLPVLKLALVCTSQIPSSRPTMAEVVQILQVIKTPIPQRMERY from the exons ATGAGTTTTCTTCATCTTCTCATATTATTCATTTCAGTTACTTCATTCACCACCAATGCAGATGAATTTCTCAACCTAAACGATGACGTTTTAGGCCTTATAGTCTTTAAAACATCTGTTACTGACCCATCATCACTTTTATCCTCATGGAATCAAGATGATGAAACCGCATGTTCTTGGAAGTTCATAACATGCAATCCGGTTACGCGTCGGGTCATCGGGCTCAACCTTGACCGGTTAAATCTTTCCGGAAAGATCGGTAGAGGGCTCGAGAAGTTGCAAGACCTTAAGGTACTCTCACTTGCTAATAACAACTTTACAGGTTCATATAACCCAGAACTATCAGTTCTTACCAACCTCGAAACCCTTAATGTTAGTCGAAACAGCTTTTCGGGTCGAATCCCGAGTTCTTTAATGGACTCAGGAACCATAAAGTTTCTTGATTTATCACACAACTCATTATCTGGACCAGTCCCTGAAGAGTTGTTTGTTAACTGTTTATCACTTAGATCACTTTCTTTATCTGGAAATAATCTTGAAGGTCCTATTCCTAGCTCACTTTCCAAATGCACATCCCTAAATCATCTCGATCTTTCCAACAATCAGTTTTCGGGTAATCCAGATTTCGAAACGGGTATTTGGAAGTTGACCCGGATGCGAACATTGGATCTTTCTCATAATTCCTTCTCAGGATCTATACCAAATGGTGTGTTTGCATTGCAAAATCTAAAAGAACTTTCTTTAAATGGAAACCAGTTCTCAGGAGCTTTACCTTCTGATATTAGTTTATGTCCACATTTAAATAAGCTAGATTTAAGCAATAATCTCTTCACCGAAACCGTACCCGAATCTTTTCATACTCTTTCTTCTTTAAGTTACATAAATCTAGCGAATAACGCGTTAACCGGCGAATTCCCTCAATGGATTGGAAAGTTGAATGCACTCGAATACTTGGACTTTTCGGGCAATAGTTTAACCGGGACCCTACCCGAATCGATCGGGACCTTAACGTCATTAACTTATTTAAGTGTTCCTGACAACAATTTAACTGGGAACATTCCGTTATCGTTAGTTTCTTCTAGTAAACTATCTGTAATTTCATTAAAAGGGAACAAATTCAATGGTACAATTCCTACCCGTTTATTCGAATTGGGGCTGGACCAAATCGATTTAGCAAGAAACGATCTCACGGGTTCCATTCCACCAGGTTCTAGTAAACTTTTCGAGACTCTACGGTTTCTAGATCTTTCTGGAAACCAGCTGACTGGAGATATACCAGCAGAAATTGGACTCAATTCTAAGTTAAGATACTTGAACTTATCTTGGAATAATTTTCAAACACGAATGCCTCCAGAGTTAGGTTACCTACAGAATCTAACGGTGTTGGATCTTCGTAATGGTGCGTTTCATGGGTCCATTCCGGGCGACATTTGTGATTCGCATAGTCTTGGAATACTTCAACTTGATGGTAACTCTTTTGAAGGATCAATACCTGATGAGATTGGAAACTGTTCTTCCCTCTACCTGCT GAGTATGTCTCACAACAGCTTGAGTGGGCCCATTCCAAGATCAATTTCACAACTGAAAAAACTGAAGATATTGAAGCTAGAAGACAACCAACTGACAGGTGAAATACCACAGGAGCTTGGTGAACTAAACAACCTTTTGGCTGTGAACATATCTTACAACAGATTACAAGGAAGGCTTCCTTCTGGGGGTATATTTCAGAGTTTAGAGCCAAGTTCAATGGAGGGTAATTTAGGTATTTGTTCACCTTTATTGAAAGGACCATGTAAGATGAATGTACCAAAGCCTTTAGTTCTTGATCCATTTGCAATTGGAAATCAAAATGGAAGACATGAAGGTGGAGGAGAAACAAGCGATGAAGCTTCACGTTTCAAACACCGTCAGTTTCTTAGTGTTTCGGCAATCATTGCGATATTAGCAGCCGTTGTGATTTCGTTTGGAGTTTTGGTGATAAGCTTACTCAATATCTCGGCTAGAAAACGGATTACATTTGTTGATAATGCCCTCGAGAGTTGTTCAAGTTCTTCGCGCTCAGGTGTCAGTTTATCAATGGGGAAAGTTGTTTGGTTTGATTCGAAAATGAACCCTGAAAATTATTGcgttgtgaaccccgaatcttttaTTAGAAAAACGAATGAGATAGGTGGCGGGGTGTTTGGTACGGTCTATAAAGCTCCTATAGGAGAAGATGGTGACAATGTTTTAGCAATCAAGAATCTTGATGTGTCGAATATGATTCAGTATCCTGAAGATTTCGATAGAGAGGTTAGGGTTCTAGGAAAACTAAGGCACCCGAACCTTGTATCGCTAAAAGGGTATTATTGGACACCGAAAGTTCAGATTTTAGTCACAGATTATGTGTCGAACGGTAGCTTACAAACCAAACTTCATGAAAGATCACCTTCAAGCCCACCTCTTTCATGGGGGGTTCGGTTCAAGATTCTTTTAGGAACCGCAAAGGGACTCGCGCACTTACACCATTCTTTTCGTCCACCAATTGTTCATTATAACATCAAGCCCAATAACATTCTTCTCGACGAACATTTGAACCCAAAGATCTCTGATTTCGGGCTGACTCGGCTTTTATCAAGGCTAGATAAACATGTGATGAGTAACCGGTTCCAAAGTGCGTTAGGCTACGTGGCTCCAGAACTCGCTTGCCAAAGCTTACGAGTGAACGAGAAATGTGATGTTTATGGGTTCGGGGTTTTGATTTTGGAGATTGTGACGGGTAGACGGCCGATTGAATATGGTGAAGATAATGTGTTGATACTTAATGAGCAAGTGAAGATTATGTTACAAGAAGGGAATGTATTGGACAGTGTTGATGAAAGTATGGGTGAGTATCCAGAAGATGAAGTTTTGCCTGTTCTTAAGTTGGCATTGGTGTGTACTTCACAGATACCTTCTAGCAGGCCAACAATGGCAGAAGTTGTTCAGATATTACAAGTTATCAAGACACCAATTCCTCAGAGGATGGAACGATACTGA